Proteins from a genomic interval of uncultured Flavobacterium sp.:
- a CDS encoding LytTR family DNA-binding domain-containing protein, which translates to MKKYSYIIIDDDVESILKTKTIAEGFSELTFAASATNYPEGLNLVLEHKPSIVFLEIDPKDRSSNLSLAFINELHRFLSVLPKIIVTTTKKEWAFDAIQYGVFDYILKPILTIDMLKSILKLNKEVVEVNVVSACQGITSPIIPNEKISQIVENSLLICVKSYGDYRYISSSDISYFQADNNSTDIYLNSGEMITAFKTLKHFESILQHPFIRIHNSYIINRNYIARIHNGNSICYIKNSSKKIPFSKTYKSNIDLIIADFSVGNYLEV; encoded by the coding sequence TTGAAAAAGTATTCGTATATTATTATTGACGATGATGTAGAAAGTATTTTGAAGACCAAAACAATTGCAGAAGGGTTTTCAGAATTAACTTTTGCAGCATCGGCGACTAATTATCCTGAAGGCTTAAATTTAGTTTTGGAGCACAAGCCTTCGATTGTTTTTCTGGAAATAGATCCCAAAGATAGATCCAGTAATTTATCGCTTGCTTTTATTAACGAATTGCACAGGTTTTTATCAGTTTTGCCTAAAATAATTGTTACTACTACTAAAAAAGAATGGGCTTTTGACGCCATTCAGTATGGTGTTTTTGATTATATCTTAAAGCCGATATTGACAATTGATATGCTGAAAAGTATTCTTAAATTGAATAAAGAAGTTGTTGAGGTCAATGTTGTAAGTGCTTGTCAGGGAATTACTTCTCCAATAATTCCGAATGAAAAAATTTCTCAAATTGTTGAAAACTCATTGTTGATATGTGTGAAATCTTATGGGGATTATCGTTACATTAGCTCATCAGATATTTCGTATTTTCAAGCTGATAATAATTCGACCGATATTTATTTGAATTCCGGCGAAATGATTACAGCTTTTAAAACATTGAAACATTTTGAAAGTATTTTGCAGCATCCGTTTATTCGAATTCATAATAGTTATATTATCAATCGAAATTATATTGCACGGATTCATAACGGAAATTCAATCTGTTATATTAAAAATTCTTCGAAAAAAATTCCTTTTTCGAAAACCTATAAATCAAACATAGATTTAATTATTGCTGATTTTTCAGTAGGAAATTATTTAGAGGTCTAA
- a CDS encoding phosphoribosyltransferase family protein, which translates to MFKFIIDLFFPKVCAGCHRVLVTNETVLCTSCRHEMPLTQYHLDTKNEAVKKFYGKVEIEHASALLYFNKKGIVQELIHNLKYKGHEEIGTVLGNWYAADLKELNLETPFDIIIPVPLHPKKLKERGYNQVTTFGQTLSEGLNIPYNDSILYRKTYSKTQSKKNLAGRSDNIENIFDSKNSEDYQNKHFLIVDDVLTTGATLEACSRALLKIPGAKISIVCMAMANS; encoded by the coding sequence GTGTTTAAATTTATAATCGACCTCTTTTTTCCTAAAGTTTGCGCGGGATGTCATCGCGTTTTGGTCACGAACGAAACTGTTTTATGCACAAGCTGTCGCCATGAAATGCCTCTTACTCAATATCATCTGGATACCAAAAATGAAGCTGTCAAAAAATTTTATGGCAAAGTTGAGATCGAACATGCTTCGGCCCTTTTATATTTTAACAAAAAAGGAATCGTTCAGGAACTCATTCACAATTTAAAATACAAAGGTCACGAAGAAATTGGCACCGTTTTAGGAAATTGGTATGCAGCGGATTTAAAAGAATTGAATCTGGAAACTCCTTTTGATATTATAATTCCGGTTCCGCTTCATCCAAAAAAATTAAAAGAAAGAGGTTATAATCAGGTTACTACTTTTGGACAAACTTTGTCTGAAGGACTGAATATCCCGTACAACGATTCTATTTTATATCGAAAAACATATTCTAAAACACAATCAAAAAAGAATCTCGCAGGAAGATCTGACAATATCGAAAACATCTTTGATTCAAAAAACTCAGAAGATTATCAAAACAAACATTTTCTAATCGTCGATGATGTTCTTACAACTGGCGCCACGCTTGAAGCTTGTTCACGCGCTTTATTAAAAATCCCGGGAGCAAAAATCAGCATTGTTTGTATGGCAATGGCAAACTCTTAA
- a CDS encoding glycine--tRNA ligase yields MAKQEDLFKNVVSHAKEYGFIFPSSEVYDGLSAVYDYAQNGVELKKNIREYWWKSMVQMNENIVGLDAAILMHPTTWKASGHVDAFNDPLIDNKDSKKRYRADVLVEEYAEKLNIKAKTEIDKARVRFGDAFNEEEFITTNARVVGYLSKNKEILARLAKGMTDDLQDVKALIEELEIADPETGSRNWTDVKQFNLMFGTKLGASADSAMDLYLRPETAQGIFVNFLNVQKSGRMKVPFGIAQTGKAFRNEIVARQFIFRMREFEQMEMQFFVRPGEEMKWYHHWKEARLNWHLSLGLGKENYRFHDHEKLAHYANAAADIEFNFPFGFKELEGIHSRTDFDLKAHEQYSGRKLQYFDPELNENYVPYVVETSVGLDRMFLAVFATSLQEEVLEDGSTRTVLKLPAVLAPTKAAVLPLIKRDGLPEISKKIIEDLKWDFNVAYDEKDAVGRRYRRQDALGTPFCITVDHQTIEDETVTIRHRDTMKQDRVKISELKDIIENEVSMKNWLMKM; encoded by the coding sequence ATGGCAAAACAAGAAGATTTATTTAAGAATGTGGTTTCGCACGCAAAAGAGTACGGATTTATTTTTCCGTCAAGCGAAGTATACGATGGATTGAGTGCAGTCTATGATTATGCACAAAATGGTGTCGAGTTAAAAAAGAATATCCGTGAATATTGGTGGAAATCAATGGTTCAGATGAATGAAAATATTGTCGGCCTTGATGCTGCAATATTGATGCATCCAACAACTTGGAAAGCTTCAGGCCACGTTGATGCTTTTAATGATCCGTTAATTGACAATAAAGATTCGAAAAAAAGATATAGAGCTGACGTTTTAGTAGAAGAATATGCTGAAAAGTTAAATATAAAAGCTAAAACAGAGATTGATAAAGCCAGAGTTCGTTTTGGTGATGCTTTTAACGAAGAAGAATTTATTACGACAAATGCTCGCGTGGTAGGATATCTTTCAAAAAACAAAGAAATTTTAGCAAGACTTGCAAAAGGAATGACTGATGATCTTCAGGATGTAAAAGCTTTAATCGAAGAATTAGAAATTGCTGATCCTGAAACCGGTTCTCGTAACTGGACAGACGTAAAGCAATTCAACTTAATGTTCGGAACTAAACTTGGAGCTTCTGCAGATTCTGCAATGGATTTATATTTGCGTCCGGAAACAGCTCAGGGTATTTTTGTGAACTTTTTAAACGTTCAGAAATCTGGTCGTATGAAAGTTCCTTTTGGAATCGCTCAAACCGGTAAAGCGTTCAGAAATGAGATTGTTGCAAGACAATTCATTTTCCGTATGCGTGAATTTGAACAAATGGAAATGCAATTTTTCGTTCGTCCGGGTGAAGAAATGAAATGGTACCATCACTGGAAAGAAGCCCGTTTAAACTGGCACTTATCATTAGGATTAGGAAAAGAAAATTATCGTTTTCACGATCACGAAAAATTAGCACATTACGCAAATGCAGCTGCTGATATCGAGTTTAATTTCCCATTCGGATTCAAAGAACTAGAAGGTATTCACTCTCGTACTGATTTCGACTTAAAAGCGCACGAACAATATTCAGGTAGAAAATTACAATATTTTGATCCGGAATTGAATGAAAACTATGTGCCATATGTAGTAGAAACTTCAGTAGGATTAGATCGTATGTTCCTGGCTGTTTTTGCAACTTCATTACAAGAAGAAGTTTTAGAAGACGGTTCAACAAGAACAGTTTTAAAATTACCGGCTGTTTTAGCGCCAACAAAAGCTGCCGTTTTACCATTAATTAAAAGAGATGGATTACCTGAAATTTCTAAAAAAATCATCGAAGATTTAAAATGGGATTTCAATGTAGCGTATGATGAAAAAGATGCTGTAGGACGTCGTTACAGAAGACAAGATGCTCTTGGAACTCCGTTTTGTATTACAGTAGATCATCAGACTATCGAAGACGAAACAGTAACAATTCGTCATAGAGATACAATGAAACAAGACCGTGTAAAAATTTCTGAATTGAAAGACATTATCGAAAACGAGGTTTCTATGAAAAACTGGTTGATGAAAATGTAA